In one window of Cohaesibacter gelatinilyticus DNA:
- a CDS encoding alpha/beta fold hydrolase codes for MKILTLPGLDGTGALLAEFQAELGQKHEVSVLSYPADLTRYSDLTDWIAERLPEEEFVLIAESFSGPLAAMIAAGKPAHLKGVIFVATFAKSPRPAPAFLAHLLCVMPTRSRLLSKYAQPLLMGPWASKTFTALFCDTMEKVPPATLSKRLHEVLQVNVTKQLHEINVPMLYLQASNDWLVPKRMAKGFAQASCSIQNIKGPHFLLQANPKDASQVIEDFIAELSKSE; via the coding sequence ATGAAAATTCTCACGCTCCCCGGACTGGATGGCACTGGCGCATTGTTAGCTGAGTTTCAGGCAGAGCTTGGCCAGAAACATGAGGTGTCTGTGCTGTCTTACCCCGCAGACCTCACCCGCTATTCCGATCTGACAGATTGGATAGCAGAGCGCCTGCCAGAAGAAGAGTTCGTGCTGATTGCCGAGTCTTTTTCCGGACCGCTGGCCGCCATGATTGCTGCAGGAAAGCCCGCTCACTTGAAGGGTGTGATCTTTGTTGCCACCTTTGCCAAATCCCCTCGCCCAGCCCCTGCCTTTCTCGCTCATCTGCTTTGCGTCATGCCAACTCGATCAAGACTTCTATCAAAGTACGCGCAACCGCTTTTAATGGGACCATGGGCAAGCAAAACCTTTACCGCGCTCTTCTGCGATACTATGGAAAAAGTTCCACCGGCTACATTGTCCAAACGCTTGCATGAAGTCCTGCAGGTCAATGTCACCAAGCAATTGCATGAGATCAACGTCCCGATGCTTTATCTGCAAGCCAGCAATGACTGGCTGGTGCCCAAAAGAATGGCCAAAGGCTTCGCCCAAGCCTCTTGCTCAATCCAAAACATCAAAGGGCCGCACTTCCTCCTCCAGGCCAACCCCAAAGATGCCTCACAGGTGATTGAGGATTTCATCGCCGAATTATCAAAATCGGAATAA
- a CDS encoding amidohydrolase family protein, whose amino-acid sequence MDQGRAAEWLSNLSGANALMGGLAGRFDGHAHIFRSDLPMASPRRYTPDYHAEPKTYCQHLQEHDLDGAILVQPSFLGADNSYMLDQMVQMDGKDGLTFRAVVVLDPQDKSLDRAALEDFSARGVIGLRLNVVGKSDTEVADLSDWESLVRLADQLGWHVELHCEGPRLAKPLSQLLSWSQQVVVDHFGLPDASNPLSCDGMAAMTYAPAEQLFVKCSAPYRVFPDLSVAQAAEQIKPVFTHLAEHLGPEHLLWGSDWPHTRYEAKQCFADSVNWMTGM is encoded by the coding sequence ATGGATCAGGGACGTGCGGCGGAATGGCTGTCGAATTTGTCAGGCGCCAATGCTCTCATGGGCGGATTGGCTGGCCGATTTGACGGGCACGCGCATATCTTTCGCTCTGATCTACCCATGGCGAGCCCGCGCCGCTATACGCCTGATTATCACGCAGAACCAAAGACTTATTGCCAACATCTGCAAGAGCATGATCTGGATGGGGCCATTCTGGTGCAGCCCAGTTTTCTGGGTGCTGACAACAGCTATATGCTGGATCAAATGGTGCAGATGGACGGCAAGGATGGTCTGACTTTCCGCGCTGTCGTGGTGCTGGACCCGCAGGATAAAAGCCTTGATCGGGCCGCGTTGGAAGACTTTTCTGCACGTGGGGTTATTGGTTTGCGCCTGAATGTGGTTGGCAAAAGCGATACTGAGGTCGCTGATTTATCAGATTGGGAAAGTCTGGTCCGTTTGGCTGATCAGCTTGGCTGGCATGTGGAGCTGCATTGTGAAGGCCCGCGTCTGGCAAAGCCTTTGTCACAATTGCTATCCTGGAGCCAGCAGGTGGTGGTCGATCATTTTGGCCTGCCAGATGCAAGCAACCCTCTGTCTTGTGACGGGATGGCGGCGATGACCTACGCACCAGCCGAGCAGTTATTCGTCAAATGCTCCGCACCTTATCGTGTCTTTCCTGATCTCTCGGTTGCGCAAGCCGCAGAGCAGATCAAACCCGTCTTCACCCATCTGGCTGAACATCTCGGCCCCGAGCACCTGCTCTGGGGCAGCGACTGGCCCCACACCCGGTATGAAGCAAAGCAATGCTTTGCGGACAGTGTGAACTGGATGACTGGGATGTGA
- a CDS encoding Ig-like domain-containing protein translates to MTGNTKGSWDDLKAWPLIGLHAIVTQDGKVLTFGTDSRGMQGGQFIYDVYDPVTGTHQTLANTTPTDIFCSAAIILPGTDKILIGGGDRRPLGGTNKGVSDVNEFDSSDLSLEASAVGDMHFARWYPSMVSLPTGQIVILGGTDENGRGVSTPEIFTPGEGWRKLDGATDTDLGAASLYPRAFLNKDGQVIYFATSKGNDNKIEVMSLDPSGNGSLTEIGTLPFAFSWDAPAIMYEAGKLLVMASNGDLWTMDINGPTPVFEKSGALSQDRNWSDLTVLADGTVLVNGGTSVGNKESGADKTAAIWDPETGTITYGADEDQPRLYHSATVLLNDGTVLSLGGGAAGSAENNYLDSQIYRPPYLYNEDGTLADRPVISGVPDSLKPGQTFTITADNAADIAKLTFVKSGAATHSFNMEARMVKLDFKLGPNNTIEVTLPENANEVSAGSWMLFAWNKAGVPSVAPMVSVEPTQPLFDGTGDLRAEFFSIPANVTSLDQIDFENANPAHVEQLDKLDYSGSEAYYTGGPKDDFAMRATGDFDVARDGSHTFYFTSDDGARLYIDGKLVIDNDGMQAPTQKTVTLNLDAGLHKIEVRYFEGGGPGRLDLDWSGPGFNRKQMTFDGAVDNLLLNGSFEMGPSGLNKAPHGWTIEGPTGRHIDPARASDGEASVALGGWSNQYGGSSISQTVKTETGKTYILTFDVGQAKGLDSVAAKLKIEALGAGGADFVQTISGPFTSADKKYFTFTFTATSDSTTIKFSDTTSGSGANYDIDLDNVRLIPDAEANANKAPVAQDDSGSTKMDDALTLDVLANDSDPDGDILSIASVTNPANGSVRIDNNGTANDTSDDKIVYTPNSGFVGEDSFTYVLSDGKKTTTATVTVTVTAKGITVQDDPAETQYLGGTEYKDTFVINGKSSDYNWAPSDDGEGMLVWNNNGFDILYDFEAIQFSDKSVDLTGDKVGQINVTDIAGEEQYVSGTVGTDTFIINGKSTDYQWGPSDDGQGTMIWNDQGFDILYDFETIQFTDKSVKLTGDGSEAMKVKDEAGIEEYIGGTAGNDVFVIDGASKDYNWAKSDDGAGILIWNDAGFDIVYDFEILRFNDTEIDLTASNVGRTIVTDNPDELEYVSGTDGKDVFVIDGTSSDWNFARTEDGNGVAVYNQTTNKVDFLYGFEEVTFNDQTVVIQDELA, encoded by the coding sequence ATGACGGGAAATACCAAGGGAAGTTGGGACGATCTGAAAGCATGGCCGTTGATTGGTCTTCATGCCATTGTGACACAGGATGGCAAGGTGCTGACATTTGGCACTGACAGCCGTGGCATGCAGGGCGGGCAATTCATCTATGATGTTTATGACCCTGTGACCGGCACCCATCAGACGCTGGCCAATACCACGCCGACGGATATTTTCTGCTCTGCGGCGATCATTCTTCCTGGAACGGACAAGATCCTGATTGGTGGTGGGGACCGCCGTCCGCTCGGTGGGACGAACAAGGGCGTCAGTGATGTCAATGAATTTGACAGCAGTGATCTTTCTCTGGAGGCATCAGCGGTCGGGGACATGCATTTTGCCCGCTGGTATCCGTCCATGGTGTCGCTGCCAACCGGGCAAATTGTCATTCTGGGTGGCACCGATGAAAATGGCCGCGGTGTTTCTACCCCGGAAATCTTCACGCCCGGTGAAGGCTGGCGCAAGCTGGATGGGGCGACTGACACGGATCTGGGGGCGGCCTCTCTCTATCCTCGTGCTTTTCTGAACAAGGACGGGCAGGTCATCTATTTTGCCACATCGAAGGGCAATGACAACAAGATCGAAGTCATGTCGCTGGACCCGTCCGGCAATGGCAGCCTGACCGAGATTGGTACGCTTCCCTTTGCTTTTTCCTGGGATGCTCCGGCCATCATGTATGAAGCCGGAAAGCTGCTGGTCATGGCGTCCAATGGTGATCTGTGGACCATGGATATCAATGGTCCGACACCTGTTTTTGAGAAATCCGGTGCGCTCAGCCAGGACCGTAACTGGTCTGATCTGACCGTGCTGGCCGACGGAACCGTTCTGGTCAATGGCGGTACATCGGTGGGCAACAAGGAATCCGGCGCGGATAAAACCGCTGCCATCTGGGATCCGGAGACCGGCACGATCACCTATGGTGCCGATGAAGACCAGCCGCGCCTCTATCATTCCGCGACGGTTCTGCTGAATGATGGCACGGTGCTTTCCCTTGGTGGTGGCGCTGCCGGATCTGCAGAAAACAATTATCTCGACAGCCAGATCTATCGCCCGCCTTATCTGTATAATGAAGATGGTACACTGGCAGATCGTCCGGTCATTTCCGGTGTTCCTGACAGCCTGAAGCCGGGCCAGACATTCACGATCACAGCTGACAATGCCGCCGATATCGCCAAGTTGACCTTTGTGAAATCCGGTGCTGCGACCCATTCCTTCAATATGGAAGCCAGAATGGTAAAGCTGGACTTCAAGCTCGGCCCCAATAACACTATTGAAGTGACCCTGCCGGAAAATGCCAATGAGGTTTCCGCCGGTAGCTGGATGCTGTTTGCCTGGAACAAGGCTGGCGTTCCATCTGTTGCGCCGATGGTCTCGGTGGAGCCGACCCAGCCTTTGTTTGACGGCACAGGGGATCTGCGCGCTGAATTTTTCAGCATCCCGGCCAATGTCACCAGTCTGGACCAGATTGATTTTGAAAATGCCAATCCGGCGCATGTCGAACAGCTGGACAAGCTCGATTATAGCGGTAGCGAGGCCTATTATACCGGCGGTCCGAAAGATGATTTCGCCATGCGGGCCACGGGTGATTTCGATGTCGCCCGGGATGGCTCACATACCTTCTATTTTACCAGCGATGATGGAGCCAGACTCTATATCGATGGCAAGCTGGTCATTGATAATGATGGCATGCAAGCTCCGACACAGAAAACCGTCACGCTGAATCTGGATGCCGGTCTTCACAAGATTGAAGTGCGCTATTTTGAAGGCGGCGGCCCTGGCAGGCTGGACCTTGACTGGTCTGGTCCCGGTTTCAACCGCAAACAGATGACGTTTGATGGCGCTGTTGACAATCTGCTTCTCAATGGTTCTTTCGAGATGGGGCCGTCGGGGCTGAACAAAGCCCCTCATGGCTGGACAATTGAAGGCCCGACAGGGCGTCATATTGATCCTGCCCGGGCATCTGATGGGGAGGCATCCGTTGCCCTTGGCGGTTGGAGCAATCAATATGGTGGAAGTTCCATCAGCCAGACCGTCAAAACCGAAACAGGCAAGACCTATATCCTGACATTTGATGTGGGTCAGGCCAAGGGATTGGACAGTGTTGCCGCGAAACTCAAGATCGAGGCTCTTGGAGCGGGTGGTGCTGATTTTGTGCAAACAATAAGCGGGCCTTTCACAAGTGCCGACAAGAAATATTTCACGTTCACTTTTACGGCTACCAGTGACAGCACCACCATCAAATTTTCGGATACGACATCGGGGTCTGGCGCGAATTACGATATTGATCTGGACAATGTGAGGCTGATCCCCGACGCGGAGGCCAATGCAAACAAGGCCCCGGTTGCTCAGGATGATAGTGGCAGCACCAAGATGGATGATGCGCTCACTCTTGATGTTCTGGCCAATGACTCGGATCCGGATGGAGATATATTGTCCATAGCGTCCGTGACCAACCCGGCCAATGGCAGTGTCAGGATCGACAATAACGGAACAGCCAATGACACATCTGATGACAAGATTGTCTATACGCCAAATTCCGGATTTGTCGGTGAGGATAGCTTCACCTATGTGCTGAGTGACGGCAAGAAGACCACCACGGCAACGGTGACGGTGACTGTGACGGCCAAGGGCATTACCGTACAGGATGATCCTGCCGAGACACAATATCTTGGTGGAACCGAGTATAAGGATACCTTTGTCATCAATGGCAAGTCTTCGGACTATAATTGGGCACCGTCCGATGATGGTGAGGGCATGCTGGTCTGGAACAACAATGGCTTTGATATTCTTTATGATTTCGAGGCCATTCAGTTCTCTGACAAGAGCGTGGATCTAACAGGTGACAAGGTCGGTCAGATCAATGTCACAGATATTGCTGGTGAGGAGCAGTATGTTTCCGGTACGGTCGGGACAGATACCTTCATCATCAATGGCAAATCCACCGATTATCAATGGGGGCCGAGTGATGATGGCCAAGGCACCATGATCTGGAATGATCAGGGCTTTGACATCCTTTATGATTTCGAGACTATCCAGTTTACCGACAAGAGTGTGAAGCTGACCGGTGACGGGTCTGAAGCCATGAAGGTGAAGGATGAAGCTGGCATCGAGGAATATATTGGTGGCACTGCCGGCAATGACGTCTTTGTCATTGATGGGGCGTCCAAGGATTACAATTGGGCAAAATCAGATGATGGAGCAGGTATTCTGATCTGGAATGATGCAGGCTTTGATATTGTCTATGACTTCGAAATCTTGCGTTTCAATGATACGGAAATCGATCTGACCGCCAGCAATGTGGGGCGGACCATCGTGACGGATAATCCCGATGAGCTCGAATATGTCAGTGGCACGGATGGCAAGGATGTCTTCGTGATTGACGGCACCTCATCGGACTGGAACTTTGCCCGAACGGAAGATGGCAATGGCGTCGCGGTTTATAATCAGACCACGAACAAAGTCGATTTCCTCTATGGCTTTGAAGAAGTGACCTTCAATGACCAGACAGTGGTCATTCAGGATGAACTGGCCTGA
- a CDS encoding TRAP transporter large permease translates to MAWIVVLLLLMLILIGTPIGFALMISAAIAMAISDIDLIMAPIQMFSGANKVVLLAIPLFIFMGELMGATSISERIISLARALVGWMRGGLAHVNVVTSMFMAEMSGSAVADAAVMSKIFVPSMEKQGYPKSFAAAVTATSATLGIIIPPSIPMVLYGVTTNTSIKDLFVAGIIPGLLLGGAFMVTSYIFARKEGHPVDERFEMKRLNKAFIGALVPLLIPVLVVGGLIGGFVTPTEAATLGVVAALLYGWPIRRDLNLKAVYELGSITVRQTSVVMMIIAGSAVLGQFLANEQIPQQIASGLGGLTESFVLRMLLINVFLLFLGMFLHASAAIIVVVPMLLPLAQEMGIDPVHFGVIVCLNLGIGQQTPPVASVLLTVCSVTGLKVENVMGYCKWFILAMFVTLMIVAFIPQTATWLGG, encoded by the coding sequence ATGGCCTGGATTGTTGTTCTTCTTCTCCTGATGCTGATCCTGATTGGCACCCCCATCGGCTTTGCCCTGATGATCTCGGCCGCCATTGCCATGGCCATTTCCGATATCGATCTCATCATGGCTCCCATTCAGATGTTTTCCGGCGCAAACAAGGTGGTGCTGCTCGCCATTCCGCTCTTCATCTTCATGGGCGAATTGATGGGCGCCACCTCCATTTCCGAGCGCATCATCTCGCTGGCCCGCGCCCTTGTCGGCTGGATGCGCGGCGGCCTTGCCCATGTCAATGTGGTGACCTCCATGTTCATGGCCGAGATGTCCGGCTCTGCTGTCGCCGATGCTGCCGTCATGAGCAAAATCTTCGTGCCATCCATGGAAAAGCAGGGTTACCCGAAAAGCTTTGCCGCTGCGGTCACAGCCACCAGTGCAACGCTTGGCATCATCATTCCGCCCTCCATTCCCATGGTGCTGTATGGCGTCACCACCAATACTTCCATCAAGGATCTGTTCGTGGCGGGTATCATTCCAGGTTTGTTGCTAGGCGGGGCTTTCATGGTCACGTCCTACATCTTCGCACGCAAGGAAGGCCATCCGGTGGATGAACGCTTTGAGATGAAGCGCCTGAACAAAGCCTTCATCGGCGCGTTGGTGCCTTTGCTCATTCCTGTGCTGGTGGTTGGTGGTCTGATTGGCGGCTTTGTCACCCCAACCGAGGCTGCAACCCTTGGTGTGGTCGCAGCCCTTCTTTATGGCTGGCCCATTCGCAGGGATCTCAATCTCAAAGCCGTCTATGAGCTTGGCTCCATCACCGTGCGCCAGACATCGGTGGTCATGATGATCATTGCAGGTTCTGCAGTGCTGGGGCAATTCCTCGCCAATGAGCAGATCCCGCAGCAGATTGCCTCCGGCCTTGGTGGACTGACCGAGAGCTTCGTGCTGCGCATGTTGCTGATCAATGTCTTCCTGCTGTTTTTGGGGATGTTCCTGCATGCCTCTGCCGCCATCATCGTGGTGGTGCCGATGCTTTTGCCATTGGCGCAGGAAATGGGCATCGATCCGGTGCATTTTGGCGTGATTGTCTGCCTCAATCTCGGCATTGGCCAGCAGACCCCACCCGTCGCCTCAGTTCTATTGACCGTTTGCTCGGTCACCGGCCTGAAGGTCGAAAATGTCATGGGCTATTGCAAATGGTTCATCCTGGCCATGTTCGTGACCTTGATGATCGTCGCCTTCATCCCGCAAACAGCCACATGGCTAGGCGGTTGA
- a CDS encoding GntR family transcriptional regulator gives MTAQELSGDQRLPIYQRLADVLRRDVTEGRLRPGDRVPSDNELSQTYQLAPGTVRKALDLLVSEELFERFHGRGTFVRRPSFDSSLFRFFRFRSSDGTSAVPEGRILRRVTENVPSYIARQLKIEEGASAISMSRLRLIDDVPIIAEEIWLPLDRFEAFLDIPTGEVGNLLYPVYDEACGQLIAKAEETLTAEAASEQTARLLRIETGTPVMMIDRLAKGYDGTPMEWRRSRGRADLFHYHTEIR, from the coding sequence ATGACTGCTCAAGAATTATCTGGTGATCAAAGACTTCCCATCTATCAGCGTCTGGCAGATGTCTTGCGTCGCGACGTGACCGAAGGCCGCCTGCGCCCCGGCGACCGCGTGCCATCAGACAATGAATTGTCCCAGACCTATCAACTGGCCCCCGGCACCGTGCGCAAGGCACTGGATCTGCTGGTCAGTGAGGAATTGTTCGAGCGCTTTCATGGCCGCGGCACCTTTGTCCGCCGCCCCAGCTTTGACAGCTCGCTCTTTCGCTTCTTTCGCTTCCGCTCATCGGACGGCACCAGCGCCGTGCCAGAAGGCCGCATTCTGCGCCGGGTGACGGAAAATGTCCCCTCTTACATTGCCCGTCAACTGAAAATCGAGGAAGGCGCTTCTGCCATTTCCATGAGCCGTCTGCGTTTGATCGATGATGTGCCGATCATTGCCGAGGAAATCTGGCTACCGCTTGATCGCTTTGAAGCCTTTCTGGACATCCCGACCGGGGAAGTTGGCAATCTGCTTTACCCCGTCTATGACGAGGCCTGCGGCCAGTTGATCGCAAAGGCCGAAGAAACCCTTACTGCCGAAGCCGCCAGCGAACAGACCGCGCGCCTTTTGCGGATCGAGACCGGAACACCGGTCATGATGATCGACCGTCTGGCCAAAGGCTATGACGGAACCCCCATGGAATGGCGTCGCTCTCGGGGACGAGCTGACCTCTTCCACTATCACACCGAAATTCGCTGA
- a CDS encoding TRAP transporter substrate-binding protein has protein sequence MKFVKSLGLGLLAAVLSSSAAFAKPIEVRIASHVSSFSPLHAQSELFAAEVEKRLPGQFEFKLFPGGQLGKEKDLMTNVQAGSLEMINVASGVMKLDKKLGVFDLPWLFSDRDHVKRAMKAGLEDAIRTRIEEVGSVKVIGVYENGFRHVINTERAIGEPFDLEGLKIRISGGKFRQGVFQQMGATPQKVSWGETFTALQAGVVDGAEAATYGFYEQKHFEVAKHLSLTGHVYTPSFLLASTDFFDSLTDEQKKVFTEVGKEITDAAYDASASLEAKYFEEMKGKLKINDVDLDAFKKATAKSYDTYVKSQGDDYLTIIRNAAK, from the coding sequence ATGAAATTCGTCAAATCTCTGGGCCTCGGCTTGCTCGCCGCGGTCCTGTCGTCCAGTGCTGCCTTCGCCAAACCGATTGAAGTGCGCATTGCCAGCCATGTGTCATCCTTTTCGCCCCTGCATGCACAGTCCGAACTGTTCGCAGCCGAGGTCGAAAAACGCCTGCCCGGTCAGTTTGAATTCAAACTGTTCCCCGGTGGTCAGCTGGGCAAGGAAAAGGACCTGATGACCAATGTTCAGGCCGGTTCCCTTGAAATGATCAATGTGGCATCGGGCGTGATGAAACTGGACAAGAAGCTTGGCGTTTTCGATTTGCCTTGGCTCTTTTCTGATCGCGACCATGTCAAACGTGCCATGAAAGCCGGACTGGAAGACGCCATCCGCACCCGCATCGAAGAGGTTGGCTCGGTCAAAGTGATCGGCGTGTATGAAAATGGCTTCCGTCATGTCATCAATACCGAGCGCGCCATCGGCGAACCTTTCGATCTGGAAGGCCTGAAGATCCGCATTTCCGGCGGCAAATTCCGTCAGGGCGTTTTCCAGCAGATGGGCGCAACCCCGCAGAAAGTCTCCTGGGGTGAAACCTTCACTGCACTGCAAGCCGGTGTCGTGGATGGCGCAGAAGCCGCAACCTATGGCTTTTACGAGCAAAAGCATTTCGAGGTCGCCAAGCATCTCTCCCTCACCGGCCATGTCTATACGCCATCCTTCCTGCTGGCTTCGACCGACTTCTTCGACAGCCTGACCGATGAGCAGAAGAAGGTCTTCACTGAAGTTGGCAAGGAAATCACCGACGCGGCTTACGACGCTTCCGCCAGTCTGGAAGCCAAATATTTCGAAGAAATGAAAGGCAAGCTGAAGATCAATGACGTTGATCTGGATGCTTTCAAGAAGGCCACAGCCAAGAGCTATGACACCTATGTCAAAAGCCAGGGTGATGATTATCTGACCATCATCCGCAACGCGGCCAAATAA
- a CDS encoding cryptochrome/photolyase family protein: MTTLRLILGDQLSPSISALEECDPAKDVILMCEVWDEATYVKHHKKKIAFLFSAMRHFARDLTENGYQLDYVKLDDPENSGSLQAEVSRALKRHAIERIVVTFPGEYRLLEEFLRWESLFNLPVEIRPDTRFLCSPDGFANWARGRKQLRMEYFYREMRKHYSVLIEGDQPVGGQWNYDAENRKPPSSGLSIPDPASFAPDDITKEVLKLVAERFADHFGDLEPFAFAVTREDALRVLGRFIAQRLPHFGDYQDAMIEGEPWMFHSHISFYLNSGLLHPMECIKAAERAWHEGRAPLNAVEGFTRQILGWREYIRGIYWLKMPDYGQTNFLEAKHDLPAFYWTANTQMNCLRQCVLETRANAYAHHIQRLMVLGNFALLAGIEPKQVNEWFLIVYADAYEWVELPNVSGMILYADGGLLASKPYAAGGAYINKMSNYCKSCRFKVSKKNGADACPFNYLYWDFLARNRDKLQDNPRIAMMYRSYDRMSEQKHQAIADDARRFFKTL; the protein is encoded by the coding sequence ATGACCACATTGCGACTGATTTTAGGAGATCAATTGAGCCCGTCCATATCGGCACTCGAGGAATGCGACCCAGCCAAGGATGTCATCCTGATGTGTGAGGTTTGGGATGAAGCGACCTATGTGAAACATCACAAGAAGAAGATCGCCTTTCTCTTCTCGGCCATGCGCCATTTTGCCAGGGACCTGACCGAGAACGGCTATCAGCTGGACTATGTAAAGCTGGATGATCCGGAGAATTCAGGCTCGCTACAAGCTGAGGTCAGCCGTGCCCTGAAGCGTCATGCAATAGAGCGCATCGTCGTAACCTTTCCCGGCGAGTATCGTTTGCTGGAAGAATTTCTACGCTGGGAAAGCCTCTTCAATCTGCCTGTTGAGATCCGCCCGGATACGCGCTTTCTTTGCTCGCCTGATGGCTTTGCCAATTGGGCCAGGGGCCGCAAGCAATTGCGCATGGAATATTTCTATCGCGAGATGCGAAAGCATTATTCCGTGCTAATTGAAGGCGATCAACCAGTTGGTGGGCAATGGAATTATGATGCAGAAAACAGAAAGCCGCCATCAAGCGGGCTGAGCATTCCAGATCCTGCCAGCTTCGCCCCCGATGACATCACAAAAGAGGTGCTGAAGCTGGTGGCCGAACGCTTTGCCGATCACTTTGGTGATCTGGAGCCTTTTGCCTTTGCCGTCACCCGCGAAGACGCACTGAGAGTGCTGGGCCGTTTCATCGCCCAGCGCCTGCCCCATTTTGGTGATTATCAGGATGCCATGATTGAGGGAGAACCATGGATGTTCCATTCCCATATCAGCTTCTATCTCAATTCCGGCTTGTTACACCCCATGGAATGCATCAAAGCGGCCGAACGCGCTTGGCATGAAGGTCGCGCGCCGCTGAATGCCGTGGAAGGGTTCACCCGCCAGATCCTTGGTTGGCGAGAATATATACGCGGCATCTATTGGCTGAAAATGCCCGATTATGGGCAAACCAATTTCCTTGAGGCCAAGCACGATCTGCCTGCTTTTTACTGGACTGCAAACACCCAGATGAATTGCCTGCGCCAATGTGTGCTGGAAACCAGGGCCAATGCCTATGCCCATCACATTCAGCGGCTGATGGTTCTGGGCAATTTCGCCCTTCTGGCCGGGATCGAGCCCAAGCAGGTCAATGAATGGTTCCTGATCGTCTATGCCGACGCCTATGAATGGGTCGAACTGCCAAATGTCTCGGGCATGATCCTCTATGCCGATGGTGGTCTTTTGGCCAGCAAGCCCTATGCAGCAGGCGGAGCTTACATCAACAAGATGTCCAACTATTGCAAATCCTGCCGCTTCAAGGTGAGCAAGAAAAACGGCGCTGATGCGTGCCCGTTCAATTATCTCTATTGGGATTTCCTCGCCCGCAATCGCGACAAACTGCAAGACAACCCGCGCATCGCCATGATGTATAGAAGCTATGACCGCATGAGCGAACAAAAACATCAGGCCATAGCGGATGATGCGAGACGTTTCTTCAAAACACTATGA
- a CDS encoding TRAP transporter small permease, protein MLRLLDKIVEAMAVFTFAISSAFVFLNVVNRYLVLGLMRDWAKANEAMRPFYFWVRDLLGNIVVTADEVPGLLLVWVAFLGAYLTMRREGHIAFELLEESLPKVWRKILRGINTALICGFLVLLFWQSIRMIRVAGATEIETAEIAQGWFMLIMPLAAVLLFIATIQRFLSQTMQDNERS, encoded by the coding sequence ATGCTGCGTCTTCTGGACAAGATCGTTGAGGCTATGGCGGTGTTCACCTTCGCCATTTCCTCGGCCTTCGTTTTTCTCAATGTGGTCAATCGCTATCTGGTGCTTGGCCTGATGCGCGATTGGGCCAAGGCCAATGAAGCCATGCGCCCGTTCTATTTCTGGGTGCGCGATCTGCTGGGCAATATCGTGGTCACAGCCGATGAAGTGCCCGGTCTGTTGCTGGTCTGGGTTGCCTTTCTCGGGGCCTATCTGACCATGCGCCGCGAAGGGCATATCGCCTTTGAACTGCTCGAGGAAAGCCTGCCGAAAGTCTGGCGCAAGATCCTGCGCGGCATAAACACCGCTCTCATTTGCGGCTTTCTGGTGCTGCTCTTCTGGCAATCCATCCGCATGATCCGCGTCGCTGGCGCAACAGAGATCGAGACTGCGGAAATTGCCCAAGGCTGGTTCATGCTCATCATGCCCCTTGCCGCTGTTCTATTGTTCATCGCCACCATCCAGCGGTTTCTGAGCCAAACCATGCAGGATAACGAAAGAAGCTGA
- a CDS encoding universal stress protein, producing the protein MYKHILIPVALDHEGIVSSKIAVARRLLAEGGKITLLTVLEEIPGFVAEFVDSGSENHLTSRIKEKLEAAADGAKDVSTQTVSGKPGVQIAEFARQNQIDLIVVGSHKPGVKDYFLGSTASRVSRRAPCAVFILRPDDD; encoded by the coding sequence ATGTATAAACATATTCTAATTCCCGTCGCTCTGGATCATGAAGGCATCGTTTCCAGCAAGATTGCAGTTGCGCGCCGCCTGCTTGCAGAAGGGGGCAAGATCACTCTTCTCACCGTGCTTGAAGAGATTCCGGGTTTTGTGGCCGAGTTTGTCGATAGTGGCTCGGAAAATCATCTCACGTCACGGATCAAGGAGAAGCTGGAGGCTGCCGCAGATGGTGCGAAAGATGTCTCCACTCAAACAGTGTCAGGGAAGCCGGGTGTGCAGATTGCGGAATTTGCCCGGCAAAACCAAATCGATCTGATTGTTGTCGGATCGCACAAGCCGGGCGTGAAGGACTATTTTCTTGGCTCAACGGCCTCGCGTGTGTCGCGTCGTGCTCCTTGTGCCGTTTTCATTCTGCGCCCGGATGATGATTGA